A genome region from Triticum aestivum cultivar Chinese Spring chromosome 2B, IWGSC CS RefSeq v2.1, whole genome shotgun sequence includes the following:
- the LOC123040155 gene encoding probable WRKY transcription factor 62, which yields MATLVTPAARASELMAQGRKSAAALEALLQVQDDHAGIRELAAEILCCCDRALAALHGKPGRKKRKLGPQSAATETTQTKRRTRASSRETAATPTRVETKQNWDDGFVWTKYGQKHIRGSDHPRHYFRCADYTLDAGGCPARRQVQRSEEHDPPLYVLTYFADHTCCHGGEAAFAALDDVKILDFGSVGSRSPRPDDGDDPSGKTSLSEELPAEVAKVESTPLPDMRPAGKVAELSSSTDDIHCSSSWESAAVCSDWDFFGNCSFDYVSEFFDVEDIALYR from the exons atGGCAACACTAGTCACTCCGGCTGCCCGGGCGTCCGAACTGATGGCGCAGGGACGCaagtccgccgccgccctcgaggcCCTGCTCCAGGTCCAGGACGACCACGCCGGGATACGGGAGCTCGCCGCCGAGATCCTTTGCTGCTGCGaccgcgccctcgccgccctccACGGCAAACCAGGCCGGAAGAAGCGCAAGTTGGGGCCCCAGAGCGCAGCCACTGAGACAACCCAGACCAAAAGAAG GACGCGCGCGAGCAGCAGAGAGACGGCGGCGACGCCGACGAGGGTGGAGACGAAGCAGAACTGGGACGACGGCTTCGTGTGGACCAAGTACGGGCAGAAGCACATCCGGGGCAGCGACCACCCGAGGCACTACTTCAGGTGCGCCGATTACACGCTCGACGCCGGCGGCTGCCCGGCCAGGAGGCAGGTCCAGCGGTCGGAGGAGCACGACCCTCCCCTCTACGTCCTCACCTACTTCGCCGACCACACCTGCTGCCACGGTGGCGAGGCGGCGTTCGCCGCCTTGGACGACGTCAAGATCCTCGACTTTGGGTCCGTGGGCAGCCGCTCGCCACGGCCTGACGACGGTGACGATCCGAGTGGAAAAACCTCACTCTCGGAGGAGCTCCCAGCCGAGGTGGCCAAAGTCGAGTCAACGCCGTTGCCAGACATGCGGCCGGCGGGGAAAGTGGCGGAGCTGAGCTCCTCCACCGACGACATCCATTGTTCCTCCTCCTGGGAGTCAGCGGCTGTCTGCTCTGACTGGGATTTCTTTGGCAACTGCTCCTTTGATTACGTTAGCGAGTTCTTcgatgttgaagacattgctttgTACCGATAG